The proteins below come from a single Candidatus Methylomirabilota bacterium genomic window:
- the larE gene encoding ATP-dependent sacrificial sulfur transferase LarE, which produces MTQAKYAKLLDVLRGLDGVVVAFSGGVDSTLLARAAKDALGDRALLVTADSETYPASELAEARRFGELLGMRHLVVKTEELQNPDYAKNPANRCFFCKEELFAKLAPIAAREGVTTLVYGANMDDLGDHRPGMKAAQQAGVRAPLIEAELWKAEIRELSRGLGLPTWDKPSFACLSSRFQYGDRITPEKLRQVDAAEEFVRSLGFRQFRVRHHDRLARLELAKAELARLWQDGRDEAIVKRFRELGYLYVAVDLAGFQSGSANLLLALGRKAGGG; this is translated from the coding sequence ATGACCCAGGCGAAGTACGCGAAGCTGCTCGACGTCCTCCGCGGACTGGACGGCGTGGTCGTGGCCTTCTCGGGCGGCGTGGACTCGACGCTCCTCGCCCGGGCGGCGAAGGACGCGCTCGGCGATCGGGCGCTCCTGGTGACGGCGGACTCGGAGACCTATCCCGCGAGCGAGCTCGCCGAGGCGCGGCGGTTCGGGGAGCTCCTGGGGATGCGTCACCTCGTCGTGAAGACCGAGGAGCTGCAGAACCCGGACTACGCGAAGAACCCGGCCAACCGGTGCTTCTTCTGCAAGGAGGAGCTCTTCGCGAAGCTCGCGCCGATCGCCGCGCGCGAGGGCGTGACGACGCTCGTGTACGGCGCCAACATGGACGATCTCGGCGACCACCGGCCGGGGATGAAGGCGGCGCAGCAGGCGGGCGTCCGCGCGCCCCTGATCGAGGCCGAGCTGTGGAAGGCAGAGATCCGGGAGCTCTCGCGCGGGCTCGGCCTGCCCACGTGGGACAAGCCCTCGTTCGCGTGCCTCTCGTCGCGCTTCCAGTATGGCGACCGGATCACGCCCGAGAAGCTCAGGCAGGTGGACGCGGCCGAGGAGTTCGTGCGCTCGCTCGGCTTCCGCCAGTTCCGCGTCCGCCACCACGACCGGCTGGCGCGCCTCGAGCTCGCGAAGGCTGAGCTGGCGCGACTCTGGCAGGACGGGCGCGACGAGGCGATCGTGAAGCGCTTCCGCGAGCTCGGGTACCTCTACGTGGCCGTGGACCTCGCGGGGTTCCAGTCGGGGAGCGCGAATCTGCTCCTGGCCCTCGGCAGGAAGGCGGGCGGTGGATAG